The Gammaproteobacteria bacterium genomic sequence GTGTGCCATCAACTTACTGATGGACCAAAAACTATGGCTAACAATACTGTTCGTATCTGGGATCCCTTTGTGCGGATCTTTCACTGGACACTGGCCGGGGCCTTTCTTGTGGCCTATGTCAGCGAGGACGACTTTCTCGATATCCATACTGTCGCAGGTTATACCGTCCTGACCCTGGTGGCATTGCGCCTGATATGGGGCTTTGTCGGCACCCGTCATGCCCGCTTTTCTGATTTTGTCCGTCCCCCCGGCGAGGCGCTGGGCTATGTCAAGGAGTCCCTGCTGGGCAGGGCCAGGCGTTACCTGGGACACAACCCGGCCGGTGGTCTGATGATCGTGGCACTGTTGCTGTCGCTGTTGATCACCACCCTCTCCGGCATCGCGACGTTGGGGGCTGAGGAAGGTGCCGGGCCTTGGGCCGGGGTAATGGGCAGTGTGCCCCATGCCTTCGGAGAAGCGCTGGAAGAGATCCACGAGTTCTTTGCCAACTTCACCCTGCTGTTGGTGTTGGGTCACCTGGCCGGGGTGTTGTTTGAAAGTATCGTCCACCGGGAAAACCTGGTGCGGACGATGATTACCGGGGACAAGCCCCTGCGTGATGATGTATCACAATAATGG encodes the following:
- a CDS encoding cytochrome b/b6 domain-containing protein, translated to MANNTVRIWDPFVRIFHWTLAGAFLVAYVSEDDFLDIHTVAGYTVLTLVALRLIWGFVGTRHARFSDFVRPPGEALGYVKESLLGRARRYLGHNPAGGLMIVALLLSLLITTLSGIATLGAEEGAGPWAGVMGSVPHAFGEALEEIHEFFANFTLLLVLGHLAGVLFESIVHRENLVRTMITGDKPLRDDVSQ